Within the Paramormyrops kingsleyae isolate MSU_618 chromosome 2, PKINGS_0.4, whole genome shotgun sequence genome, the region GAATCGGCAAATtgattgtccatccatccagctgccAACTGCTTGTCTAGTATGGAGTtttggtgtgggggggcagcttcgggggtgtgggggggtcggATCCTTTTCTGAGCAGCATAGAGCActaggcagggggacaccctgaattgccacacacacactcacacactatgggtttaaaaatagcagtttgcctcactgtatgtatttggactgtgggaggaaatcgGCATGCCTGGAGGAACCGCGCGCGATAGGGGGGGGAACACAAGAGCGGACACGCAcgcggagcggggggggggttcacatcGCCAGCCCCAGAGGTGTCAGGCAGCAGTGCCGCCCACACAATCAATTATAATGTGATTATTATTCAGTCATCTTGAAGTTGGTGACTCGCTTCAAAATAATGTTCAATTCAGTGATGCACTGTAGTGTACTGGGTTTTCTACAGCGCTTTACAACCATGGAGAGACTCCAGGTCTGGAATCTACTGAGCCAAGATTCTCCATTTCATTAAATTACTGGAtatcagccccccacccccaatttaGACAACCTAATTTCATAAAACTATGCAGTTCctagcagattttttttttgcgggaAACTGTGAGGTGTGTTCAAAGACACTGTTGTCACGGCAAACCTGTTTGGTCTCGTCAACCTGTATAGATTTTCACAGACTTTGGGGAGATTCGCGTGGAGATCGAGGAGGAGACGGAGCGTGGATCTGGTGACAATAAGGTGGGATCTCATACGTAATGTGGTGtctcattttgtgtgtgtgtgtgtgtgtgtgtgtgtgtgtgtgtgtgtgtgtgtgtgtgtagcgtGTAATTataatgcatgtgtgtgtggccaTTTCTCTCACTCTGCAGGGCATCAGCCCAGAGCCCATCCATTTGAAAATCTTCTCTCCGCATGTCCTGAATCTCACGCTGGTTGACCTTCCAGGGATCACCAAGGTAACCCCCAGCAGCTGTCTGCTAGCTGATAAGTGCTAGCAATAATGAAATTGCTAGCATTAATCCTGTTGCCGGGACACGGTCCTTTTTGAATGCAGGTGCCTGTAGGAGACCAGCCAGAAGACATTGAGAGTCAGGTGCAGGACATGATCCTTTCTTTCATCTCCAACCCAAACTCCATAATCCTGGCAGTGTCACCTGCCAACTCGGACCTGGCCACCTCCGATGCCCTCAAACTCGCCCGAGAGGTTGACCCAGATGGTGAGGGGGGGCAGACTGTCTGAGCAGTAGTCTTACCCTGTTGATGATCTTTGTGCCGCTCCTCTTACCACGTCCCTGTGCTCCCTGGTCCCAGGGAGGAGGACCCTTCTCGTGGTGAGCAAGCTGGACTTGATGGATGCTGGCACGGATGCTCTGGAGGTTCTGCTGGGCCGGGTCATTCCCGTCCACCTGGGAATTATCGGAGTGGTGAACAGGTCTGCTTGTCGCATGTGTGCATGAGATACAGTCTTTAAATGTCactgtttttaaatgtcacagaGTGCTTTCATTTTGGCGAGCGCAAAGTTTGCCTGGGTTAAGAATGTCTGACTTAAGTCGCGCTTACGAACGGACTGCcataaaaatatcaaaaattAGAATGAAGTACAATGGTTTGTGATAACGAACACACTTGCTACTTTGTGACGATCATTATAACATTACCTACAAATTCgatttaaagacagacttagggaccACATCTCATTCATAACCTGGGGGCTGCCTGAAGTCTCTTACAACAATGTACATATTTCCAGCAAATAAAATagacaataaaaaacaaatagaaTCCCCCCCCAAAAACTTCATTCAATTATATATGAGCAGGTTTGAATCCGACCAGCATCCATTGATCCATTCTCTAACCGCTTCTCCTGGCTCCACATCAGCGATGGTACATTCCAGATGATGGTACATTCCAGATGATGGTACATTCCAGATGATGGTACATTCCAGATGGAGTGCCGGCTTAAACTCAGCATGCtttgataaaataaaaacactatAAATATACAGTTTCCTAAAAATATAATTCTAAACAAAGTAACCAGCCTACCAAATTAAGCGCTTTAATGCGCAGATTTAATAGTAATATACCGCTTGTCACTCACATTTGCTGGGCTCAGTCCGTTGCCCGGGGACTTTGCTACGGTGACTTCAGCTTTTGTAACGTTTGTCATGTTCATAATGGGGGGGGATTCTCTGCCTGAGCTGCTTAATGATCTGGTAAATTATGAAACATGATTTCATAAGTATAATAATGattgtatccatccatccatccatccatcttgcaccCAGTTATCTTGGCcttgagcctatcccaggcagcatatgaTACAATGATGATTATATTAGATATTAATATTTAGTATAATACAAAAGTAACTGTAAAATAATGTCTGTTATTATCATTAAGATATACCTGGCTTATTGATGTACTTTCAAATTTAGCATTAAAAGTCCAGTTATTTAGTCCATTGTGGCTATCAGGCTGCCATTTTTGTTCTTCTACATTTCTCTGTCCCTGAAACACTGCCCAtctcagccccccaccccccatcgccGTACGCGCAAAGAATTCCTGTTTATTATTCAGACGTGTTCTTAATTAAAGCAATAATTTCTGTTCTTTTAATTTCGTGTATTTTCGTCTCGACGTCCAGCTGTAATTAATCTGTAGGCGCGCTTGCAGATCTGCCATTAGTTTGCTGTGCATCTGGGCTTATATCAGAGATATATAATGCAGATAGATCATTTTTTGCATACCCGTTATATCTGGCAATAAATATGTATAGGCATACTCAAAGAATATGTAGTGCTACTTGAAAATTTTAAGGCACCTGCCAGACTTCTGTGCTCTCACAGTTCATCTATGGGGTGAGACGTAAAAACAGTGGTGTGAGACAGAGTGAGGCGGTGACACTGAGTGGCCCTATTTACAGTCGCCAGTCTGAAGCCTCCTGATGGGAAGGTAAAGACCAGTAAACTGGGTCTCAAAACGAAAGGAAGCACTTTGGCCAGATACTGAAACACCCGCTGCTGTATGTAGCAGGCGTCTCTGTGGACTGACACCATCATGGATTgatctgtttgtttttaagaGTTCGGGCTCAGACCTCAGGCGTTGGCTGTTTGGGGGCCTGCCTCTGCGTTtggtctgtgtgcagtttgcttgCTGTTTTGTGTGGGTTACGTCCCACGCGCTGGGGGTGGAATGGCACCTCTACATTGCTCATaacgtgtgtgtgactgtgtcccctgtgatggataTTTATCCCATCcagcgtgtgccctgtgctgctgggaaaggctccaggctccagaccttgtactggataagtggatatgaaaaatggatggatgtgggaGTCACTcagcctttgctgtcagacCCCAAGAAGCCTGTTGCTGGCTCGGATTTGAAGACCAGGGCCAGGGCCTCTGGGTCGCTCCTTCCTTTATTCTCTGTGAAGCCCGAGCTCCCAGGcgggagggggagggtgggcaGGGAGTGAGCCGCACCAGGCCGCCCCGTCTGTTTATGTCTCCAGCCTTTTTGAATCACTCCCCCCTCAATGCTAAGCGAAAATACGATGACACCAAAGGCTTTATTCAAGAAAAGGAACTACTCTGCGTGGTAGAGCCGTGTCGGAGTGCGGCCCGCCTCTCTGATGTGCGCTTTGGGCTGAGCCCTGCCTGCGATTTTTCCCtcagaaaaatgttttaaaatgaaataaattaatgcTGCTGGTAGGAGGAAATGAATTTTAATTGAAAGAAGGCGAGCGCAGGCACCCACGGGCCCGGCTAACACCCCCAGCGAGTGGAGGGGGAAAGCATTACTGTAGCGTTTAGGGGATATTATTAACTGCAGGTGCAGGCAGTTGGTTTGAACACGTCGTGTACAGACTGGAGGAAGAGCAAGGAAACACTGTCCTGCTTTTCTGATTCGGAAACAGGCTTTCTGCTCTATTCCAGCGCCGGAAACTCAATAGGCCAACATAGCCTGTATTCTGTCCAAATGCGTGTCTAAATGCCCCATGGTTTCTTGTAACATTCTAAGGATTCTAGTAAAGGAGAGTTTGAGTAAAACCGTACCCAGGCCTGAAAGGATGGGACCCAGTCTGTGTGCAGCTAAATCAGTCCAAAAGCCTGGGATGGTACGTCTGTGTACCCTGCGGGGGACCTTTAACCCAGGGATTCAGGTTTCTGGGTTgtcccccctcacccccctgcCCGTAGGAGCCAGCATGACATAAACACCCAGAAGAGCCTGGCAGACTCGGCCCGGGACGAGCAGGCCTTCCTGCAGAGGCATTACCCCTCCCTGGCCTCACGCTGCGGCTCCCGCTACCTGACTCGCACCCTGAGCCGGCTTCTCATGCACCACATCCGCGACTGCCTGCCTGAGCTGAAGACCCGTGTGACGGTGCTCACCTCCCAGTACCAGGCCCGGCTGAGCGGGTACGGGCAGCCGGTGGAGGATCATAGTGCCACGCTGCTGCAGATCATCACCAAGTTTGCCAGCGACTACTGCAGCACCATCGAGGGCACGGCGCGGCACATCCAGACCTCAGAGCTGTAAGTCTGAGAGCACGTGATGTCTCTGCTAGTCACGGGTAATTAGAACAACCTTCCTGTTTTATCTACTCCTCGCCAAACGGTCCGGTCTTATCAGCCCCCATGAGCGATAGCGTGACGGTAACCCAGCGACCTGTGTTGTGTCCTCCCTGTCCTGGGCCCAGCTGCGGAGGGGCACGGATCTGTTACATCTTCCATGAGACCTTTGGTCGCACGCTGCAGTCTATCGACCCCCTAGCCGGCCTGATGGAGATGGACATCCTTACCGCCATCCGCAACGCTACGGTAAGGCCCTACACACATGCATGCCGCGCTGTGGAATTATTTCAGGGCCCATGTGTGGGCAGTTGAAGTTCCCCCGCTTGTTAACGCATGAATAAATGAACAGGCTGACGTGGGTGGGGCTGTTCCAGCCTCCCTGAGTCACTCACGCCAGTGGTGGGCGTCTAGTCTGCCAATCATgacgccccccaccccacacaagCTCTGGTGAGAGACGCCGACTGACAGAGTCTCCCCCGGCACATGGTGGTGACCTCCCCATGCCCCCTCCCGGGCGGGCATCACCATGCTGCAGGGCCCGCGACCGGCGCTCTTCGTGCCCGAGGTGTCCTTCGAGCTGCTGGTGAAGAAGCAGATCAAGCGGCTGGAGGAGCCCAGCCTGCGGTGCGTGGAGCTGGTGCACGAGGAGATGCAGAGGATCATCCAGCACTGCAGCAACCACAGCACGCAggtaggcgggggggggggacgtgggGACAGACACAAGGGGACAGAGGCGAAGGGACATATGTGAGAGGAATGGGGGGGAGAGCCGTAAGGGGACATGTGGGGACAGATGCAAGGGGACAGATGTGAGGAAAACATGCAGGGACAGTCGCAAGTGGACATGTGGGGACAGTCATGAGGGAACAGATAAAAGGGGACAGAAGCGAGGGGACAAATGCGAGGGGACAGATGCAGGGGACAGTTGCAGGGGACAGATGCAGGGGACAGATGCAGGGGACAGCACAGACACTCACCCGTATCCCACAGTCCATATTACCATTAGATACATTGGGTGCAACTTCACTGACTTTTCTCATACAAAGGAATTTATTTGTCACTATAAATACTGTATTAtcataatatattaatatatcttTAACATATTATACTATTTTATTATGctgctttatttatatatctagTGTTAAAATGTCCCTCTATAGACAGGCCCGCGCAAAGCTGCATGTTTTACACAAGCAATTTAAGTTGCATACCTTTCTCAGAGCTACTGCCTGCGAAACCAGAATTTTAGGCATGACCTCTGTATTCCCTATACCgtgcaaacacacagacagacagacagagcacacacacaccaacacacagacacacacacagacagagcacacacacacagacagagcacacagacacacacaccaacacacacacagacagacacacacaccctctcTGAATGCCGAGGATCTCGCCTCACTGCTTTCTCTGTTACTCTCACCCACCGGTTCGTCTCTTAGGAGCTCCTGCGATTCCCCAAGTTGCACGACTCTATTGTGGAGGTGGTGACCAGCCTGCTGAGGACGCGCCTCCCTATCACCAATGAAATGGTATGACCCAGTATAACCACACTCGCACCTGGGCCTGAAATCTGAAATGGTATGACCCAGTCCGAGTACTGCCAAATCCACACAGTAGCCAGGAATGGTATAGGCCATCCTACACAAGGCAGACCATTACCCTCAATGTGAGGATGTCCTGGGGCGGTGAGGGGTTTGGTACCAGGCTGACTTCTTTGCGGTGTTCTGTGTCAGGTCCACAACCTGGTAGCGATTGAGCTGGCTTACATCAACACCAAACACCCTGACTTCACGGACGCAGCCGTGGTCTCTGCCTCAGTCAACAGCCAGCAGGTGAACCCTCCCCGATGggctcctgggggggggcattacctCACATGGGCAGCAGGCAAAAGCTTCCCGATCCCGTGCTTCCCGATCCCGTGCTTCCCGATCCCGTGCTTCCTGATCCCGTACTTCCCGATCCCGTTCTTCCCGATCCTGTTCTTCCCGATCCTGTGCTTCCCGATCCCGTACTTCCCGATCCTGTGCTTCCCGATCCCGTACTTCCCGATCCTGTGCTTCCCGATCCTGTACTTCCCGATCCTGTGCTTCCTGATCCCGCTCACTCCTCTTCCTGACACTCCACCTGCCCAGGTGGAGTCCCTGCAGGATGGTGGGAAGCGCTGGAAGAACGACAAAGCGATGGAGGAGAGAGCAGTGGGAGAGAAGGCGAGGGGGCCGGGTTCAGCCTTCAGCAGCCCCAGCAAAGGGCAGGCCGTCAACCTTCTGGACACAGTGAGACCCCTGTGCTGACCTCCCATGACACTCCTAGAGTACCGCTGCCTGCTGACTGTGTCCCCGCCCCCACCCTCTGCAACACAGGCAGGGAGGCTGTGGGCAGTTACGGGGCCAGCCTAAACACTGATCACGGCCAATcccagccagcagggggtggtCATGCATGCCAGACTGCGAAGGTTCTGACTGCGGTCTCCGTCTTCATCCTGCCAGGCCGTGCCAGCGTCCCGCAAACTCAGCACCCGAGAGCAGCGGGACTGTGAGGTCATCCAGCGCCTCATCAAGTGCTACTTCCTCATCGTGAGGAAGAGCATCCAGGATAGGTGAGTAAGGAGGGGCCCGGTGACCGCGGGGCCCCCGGAAGCAAGCACGTGTGACGCGGCCTCTCTCGTGACAGCGTGCCCAAGACGGTGATGCACTTCCTGGTGAACTTCGTGAAGGAGCGTCTTCAGAGCGAGCTGGTGCGGCAGCTGTACAGGCAGCCGCTGCTGCAGGAGCTGCTCGTGGAGTCGCAGGACATGGCGCAGCAGAGAACTGAGGTCGCGCGGAT harbors:
- the LOC111838756 gene encoding dynamin-1-like protein; the protein is METLIPVINRLQEVFVTVGAEIVHLPQIIVVGSQSSGKSSVLESLVGRDFLPRGSGIVTRRPLVLQLVNVPPLVDRKQGESGLKAEEWGTFLHCKNKIFTDFGEIRVEIEEETERGSGDNKGISPEPIHLKIFSPHVLNLTLVDLPGITKVPVGDQPEDIESQVQDMILSFISNPNSIILAVSPANSDLATSDALKLAREVDPDGRRTLLVVSKLDLMDAGTDALEVLLGRVIPVHLGIIGVVNRSQHDINTQKSLADSARDEQAFLQRHYPSLASRCGSRYLTRTLSRLLMHHIRDCLPELKTRVTVLTSQYQARLSGYGQPVEDHSATLLQIITKFASDYCSTIEGTARHIQTSELCGGARICYIFHETFGRTLQSIDPLAGLMEMDILTAIRNATGPRPALFVPEVSFELLVKKQIKRLEEPSLRCVELVHEEMQRIIQHCSNHSTQELLRFPKLHDSIVEVVTSLLRTRLPITNEMVHNLVAIELAYINTKHPDFTDAAVVSASVNSQQVESLQDGGKRWKNDKAMEERAVGEKARGPGSAFSSPSKGQAVNLLDTAVPASRKLSTREQRDCEVIQRLIKCYFLIVRKSIQDSVPKTVMHFLVNFVKERLQSELVRQLYRQPLLQELLVESQDMAQQRTEVARMLGALQKANQIISEIRETHLW